Proteins from a single region of Deltaproteobacteria bacterium GWA2_45_12:
- a CDS encoding transcriptional regulator (indirectly regulates nitrogen metabolism; at high nitrogen levels P-II prevents the phosphorylation of NR-I, the transcriptional activator of the glutamine synthetase gene (glnA); at low nitrogen levels P-II is uridylylated to form PII-UMP and interacts with an adenylyltransferase (GlnE) that activates GlnA): MKKIEAIIKPFKLDEVKEALTEAGVKGMTLTEVKGFGRQKGHTELYRGAEYVVDFLPKIKIEIVVKDDEVSKLVDSIQNAARTGAIGDGKIFVSPVEGVVRIRTGEKGETAI, from the coding sequence ATGAAAAAAATAGAAGCCATCATCAAACCGTTTAAACTAGATGAAGTAAAAGAAGCCCTGACCGAAGCCGGTGTAAAGGGAATGACGCTCACTGAAGTGAAGGGCTTTGGGCGCCAGAAGGGCCATACCGAACTCTATCGTGGAGCCGAATACGTTGTTGATTTTTTGCCCAAGATCAAAATTGAAATTGTGGTGAAAGATGACGAAGTTTCAAAACTGGTTGATTCCATCCAGAATGCTGCACGAACGGGGGCCATTGGAGACGGCAAGATTTTTGTGTCTCCTGTTGAAGGAGTCGTACGTATTCGTACCGGCGAAAAAGGAGAAACAGCGATCTAA